A single Alistipes sp. ZOR0009 DNA region contains:
- a CDS encoding PstS family phosphate ABC transporter substrate-binding protein codes for MKKSLFVLAGVLLISQVSFGQKISAKGSDTVLPLAQKEAELYMNTTKGTNVSVTGGGSGVGIAALMDGSTDIAMSSRALKMDEKMKFKSAGKDYTETLIGWDALAVIVNPSNKVAKLTRQQLEDIFTGKITNWKDVGGANLKIVVYSRESSSGTYEFFKEHVMSKKNFANNVLSMPATGAIIQSVSQTKGAIGYVGLAYLERKVKAVAVAFDDNKFVTPSFANAHNGTYPIVRPLYFFNLKQADAKVAPFIKFIKSGKGQAVVKEVGYIPIKK; via the coding sequence ATGAAAAAATCACTTTTTGTACTTGCAGGAGTTTTGTTGATTTCTCAGGTAAGCTTCGGACAAAAGATTTCGGCAAAGGGTAGCGATACGGTTCTTCCGTTAGCACAGAAGGAGGCCGAGCTGTACATGAACACTACAAAAGGAACAAACGTATCGGTAACCGGTGGCGGTTCTGGTGTTGGAATTGCCGCGCTAATGGACGGATCAACCGACATCGCCATGTCTTCTCGTGCGCTTAAGATGGACGAAAAGATGAAGTTTAAATCGGCTGGAAAGGATTACACCGAAACGCTGATTGGTTGGGATGCGCTGGCCGTAATCGTTAACCCCTCGAATAAGGTTGCAAAGCTAACCCGCCAGCAGCTCGAAGATATCTTTACCGGAAAAATCACCAACTGGAAAGATGTGGGCGGTGCCAACCTTAAGATTGTGGTTTACTCGCGCGAGTCGAGTTCTGGAACCTACGAGTTTTTTAAGGAGCATGTTATGAGCAAGAAGAACTTTGCCAACAACGTGCTTAGCATGCCTGCAACTGGCGCAATCATCCAGTCGGTTAGCCAAACAAAGGGAGCCATTGGCTACGTTGGGTTGGCCTACCTAGAGCGTAAGGTAAAGGCCGTTGCGGTGGCTTTCGACGACAACAAGTTTGTAACCCCCAGCTTTGCCAATGCCCACAACGGAACCTACCCCATTGTACGCCCGCTGTACTTCTTTAACCTAAAGCAGGCCGATGCCAAGGTGGCCCCATTTATTAAGTTCATTAAATCGGGCAAGGGCCAAGCCGTAGTAAAGGAGGTTGGCTATATTCCAATTAAAAAGTAG